The genomic region TTAAAGGGTTTAGAAAATTTATTGTCTTATCACCCTGTACAACCTTACCCATTTACATTTATAAGTGCTGTAAAACGAAAACTTGCTTTAGAAAACAACACCAAGATTAACAAACGGGTGTATAATTCGAATGATAAAAATGCAGCCGAACCAGCCATAACAGTATTAAAGTCGAATAGTATACAAAATTTACATGAAATTGTACAAAAAATGGATTTCATACGACCATTGAAAGTTCCCGATTTGAAAATTTCTGCCAAGAAATTGGACTTTGCTAGTAGAGAAAATTGTGTATCAAAAGAATTAATGTCATCTAAATTTGAAGCACCCTCCAAAGAGCTTATACATGAAAGAACAGATAAGCCAACTAAAAGTTTTGAACGTGTTCAAAGAAAATTGGATTTTTCAACATCAGATGTTTCTTCTATAATTGCTAGCGAAATAGAGCCACTGAAGGTACCAAATAGTTCTATATCTTCAAGTTTGTCGAAGAAGAAAGAATACATTCGAGAAAATTCTAGAGAAAAAGAGAACAGATCAAAACGGATTAGGAAAGATGATTGTTTGTTCGTAAAGCAGGATGAAACAGGgcaggaattttttaaaagatcCCGAAGCCCAAGACACATCTCTGGGAAAGATTCTTCTGATAATATAAGCGACTCTGCAtctataacaaaattgaaaaatgacagATTACCACTGCACATGCCAAGAGAAAGTGATTTTGGTTCGGCAAAACCAAAAACAAAGAATTTTGCAACATCCACTGCTAAAAAAGACAGTGATAAAAGGCATAAATCTCTTAGCACACGATCTCTAAAATCCAGAGATTCTTCTTTAGAATCGAAGAATAGAACTTGCAGTAATGAATCGCTTTCTGAACGTTCTGCAAAAATCGCAGACAAAATCACAGTTAGAGAATCCagaaatatctatgaaaattttGATTACAGATACAAAGATGATTTACATACGTTAAAACAAGCGGATGaccagaaatacattttttcatcGGAGAACAGGCAAATAAAACAGCATAAAGTAACATGTCAAACTCAAGGAAAACCAGGAAATATACTTTTTAAAGATCAGTTGAAGAGGGCTGCCGAGAAAGTAAAACCTTCTACAAGTAAAACAGATAACAAACTCTATGCTATAAATTCCAAGGAATTTGAAGATGTAGAAAGTGTAACAGATTCCAATACGAGTCTGAGAACACGAAGTCCAAGTACAACTTCTatgcaacaaataaaaatcaaagatccggaaaaaattgtacagaatattaaatcaaataaaactATCGAAGACTCAAAATACGCGGACGTTTCCTTACAGTGTACTAATCCAAAtacaaagaaagaagaagaatcaTTCGCGCAAAGTATTGCCACTACGAATAAACAAGCAAGTAATAGTAGTGAATCGAATTTAAATGATAGCGTTTTGTCGGACGCTTTGCTAGATCCAAGGAGAATTTCTTTCAGAGATGAAAACCGTTCGCAACAAGAAGAATTTTGTGATTTAGTAACGCCGGATATGAATCTTGTACCTAGATCTAAACGAAAAAGACAACTTATACAGAATAGCAATGTAGACAATGATTCCAAGTGTTTAAAACACAATGTAATTAAATCAGAAACGGAGCAAGATGGCATTCCATTGGTAAGGATTTACATGTAACAACATTAACttattttgtaaatatactgtaacttttttttttacaattttagttACATCCTACTGCTTTGCATATGCAATTTCAAGCCGAGTTGCATCTTCTTGATTCTTTCAATGAATCATTACGACAAGTTATGGATGTTGAAAAGTGTTTATATAATGTTAAACAGGATCACGAAAAACAAGTGTCGTTGCAGCATAATCAGCCATGCGAACAATCAAAATCACATTTCTTTAAAGCAACAGGCGAAAGAAATATCGATGACATGGAGCATTCTACGGAAATTAGCAAGTCGCATAAACATGTTGCAACTGATAAAAGTAtgagatttaaatattattgtgaAATTACCAATTACTTGCtacttaaacaatattttaaatagaacttACTTTGCTTCGACGAGGAGACGTTAAATAAGTTCTGTTtagaacattttttcaaaataatgaaTAGTTCAGaattaatggaattattccaaATGTCATTAACGTTGAAATATTCTTTCGAATTTCAGAGCACTGTACAACAACTCAGACTATGACAAATTATTTTGATAGTCAGAGTAAAATAAATAAGCCAGCAGTGAAAGCAGTGGAGGTTCAAACACAGACCGTGAATGATATGGCGACTCAAACTGATATACGTTCATCTCGACGAAATGTACAAAGTAGATGTTCAGAGATATGTGGCATTTCATATGAAAGAGGATTTCCTGGAGATAGCGAAGTTCCACAACTTTCGTTAGATTCAGCAGAACAGTTTGAAGACTTAGATCAAATAGAAGAAATATCATTGCCTAGCAAGTTAAGAACGATGTCAGAGATAAGTTTACATGAAACTACATCGTCCATACGAACAGAGACTGGTACAGAGATTAGTATTTCAACTAGAGACATAACTtgttcatttaataaatatttagattTAGAGGCAAGTATAACAAAGTACTGTGCCGAGCACGAAAGAATTGtagcgggaagggaacggggCAAGAAGTCTGACCATTCAGATTGCCTTTCCATTCCTCTTGCCCCATTCCCTTCCCACTACAATTCTTTTGTGTGCTCCGCACAGTAATTGATATTTCTGTATAGATAAAGAATTGATCagataatttaatatattatgcaCTTACAGATCGCACAGTTAATAAAAGATGAGAAACAGAGATACGATAAAATTGAGTTGCTGTTCAAATCCCGTGAAAAGACTTTAAATGATCGGACAAAAAAATTGGTGAAACTAGAGGAGCAGAAGCGTGCATTAAGAGATACTGGTCAAGATAGTCGTGTCAGTTCCgtgaaaaagaaacaaagagcTTTACTTTTAAAATTGCAACAGGAAAAAGACGAAATGAATAGGTACATGACTAATATAAGTTTATGCTTTGATGACCATCTGGAATAACTATGTATCTTTTTTCAGATTGAAAGAACTTCACAAAATTGCAAGTCAAGAACGTAAACTTATGTTACAGAAGCAAAGAAATATGTTTAATCCTCAAATGTCCACAAAGAATATTTTAACGAAATTGAAAAGAAGCGCTGATAGTCAGTCTCCGAGAAGATTATCTGGTCCGATGAAAGGTTACGATATACGAAGCAATAGTTCCATGAGTTCTTTAGTTGATTCCGACAAGTCTCAACACGATCGATCTCAGACCGATGCACGCTTGCAAATGTCAGAGAGCGAGTTACACTTCTCTAAACTTGATCTACCAAAGAGTAATAAGTTtacacattttaccgaagaatcAAATGCTTCGTTTTTAAGATTTGATAAACCTAATGAGGTTACTCAGGGCAGTATGTCTCAAGAAAAGTGTCCTTATAAACAACCTAAAGATGGGAACAAggcaaaatatgaaataaagtcgagaaaatttgaagaaaagatGCCTAGAGCAGATGTTATAAGATTGAAATTATATCAGCACTCTATTGACCCAAAATTGGTGAGAGGTCATTCGATGAACACATCTGGAAAATATCTTTTCGAAACGGCAAAATCTCCTGACGTTTCAGAGTTGTTGCAAAAgagtttaaataattctatttctgaGCATGCTAAGTCGGAGTCTGACACTCTCGTAGAGGAGTTATCGAAAAAATCGAAGCTTTCTCAAGTGGCGGATAATCATTTTCAAAGTTTGGTTTccccgagagaaagagaatctTTGTCAAAAGTTAGTATCATAAATAGCGAAATTGTTCCAGAAGAAATAAGTTCTCTCGGCCAAGATACGGTATCGAAGATATCAAAATCATCCCAAATTTCGGAAGATCTTTTGCAATCACATTCGAAAAGTTCTAAAAGAAGTAATAAATCCATTCCAACCGATATATCTAAAAAGTCTCAATACAGTTCCGAATCAAAATCGAACGTAAAACGTAGAAGCTCAAAATGTCAAAAAAATAAGTCGTCATCTAGTATTCTTACAGAAAATATATTGCGTTCTAAATCCAGTTCTCAACTATCGGAAGAATTTAATAAACATCACAACAAGAGGACGAAAGTGGAGAAAGATTCCATTCAATCTGATGAAAACGCAATTCTGGATTGTATTGATCACGACGAAAGTTTGAGTTGTCAACAAATTAAACATTCCAAACTCACGAAAGATAAGAATTCGAAATTAGCGAACGATAGAATAGACGATTACGAAAGTAAGGAGAATATATTATGCCAGAAAATATTTGACAAAAGTGCGGAAGCCTATGAAAATTCATTCAATAGTGAAGATAAGAGCACACATAATTTGGAGAACCCTGTGAGATCTCAAGTCAGTAATTTCACTGTTTCTCATCATGGTAGTGGAGAAAGtgagaaaaattattctaaatctGTGGTTATTAGATCGCAAGATCACAATATGAAAACCTCGAGGAAACTCGAACAGTAAGTACAGAAATATTTAGAATACTCATTTACATTCTATCTAAATTATTCATGTTGTAAATTTACCACATCAAAGTTAATATTAATAACACTACGAATTACTACACGCGCATGCAAAAAGTCTAATAATAAACTgtgtattcatactgtgaagtgAAGCATTGTAAAAATAGACTCTGCACCGGCGATCTGCATTCCGGCGTTATTGCGGTATTTCACAGTAGCGAAGACTATTCGGTTGCATTGCCACGATTTAAGCGagtttttcaaacaatttaaaATCGTTGCGATCATTGCTctcatttgtttataatcgttCAGTTACTATGGACAGCGGATTTCTATTATCAGATACAATAACGTTTTTTAGAATCTTGAACGCACGTGAAGCCGCACTTACGTCACGGAAGAACTGTGTGGAAGAATGGATGGCATGGCATGCGAAATTAAGGACCGAAGAAGAGCGTGTTGCACGAATGGAACAAGCTGCCCTCAAACTTGTAACTGCAACGTCCAATGTTTTTTCTCAGCAAGGTACTTTTGATGTTTGTCTACTCAAACCCAGGATTTAAATATGTGAATTATGTTTTCTCTATAACagcaatattcaatttaaacaaatttaatattataatataatatttttgacTTTGATAATTGTCAGAAAGAAGCGTTTGTCCTTTTATGGACACGACTGTTTCATCTGACACGAGTGACATAGAAGGAAGAATAGAATTACTTACTGAAAAATTAGCGGAACGGCGAGTGGAAATGTCACGTTTAAAAAGGGAAGCCAGGAAACAGACAAAGCAAAAGCTGAGAGCTTTAGAAGCCAATTTATTAAATCAGATTAAGGTCAGTGACACTAATATATATGTTTaaaagtattatatttttcatatgtTATGTTTCAAAGATAGTAATTTTCTTTCCCCCACATACAGAAATATGATACGACCATTCACGAAATGCGTAAAAAGCTGGAATCGAAAAAGGGAACAAGCAAGGACAGTGATAATAAATTAGCAATAGAGTCGAAATCGTTAGCAGATTTCAAAGTACCTGAGATCCCTCTGAAGAGAATACaagatatatttaaaaatagcgACTTGTTAAGGTCTAGATCAGAATCCGATTTGTTGTATACGAAAAAACCAACAACGGAACAAGTAAAAAATGTTAATCTATCGAGGAATGAGAGCATTGAAatcgaatataataaaaataattcggaaAATGTGGCCACGTCCTTTAGGAGCGTGAGATCCTCGGAACAATTGAGCTCAGCAAAAATAAATACTGTTCATCGTAGTGTTCAATCTGTGCTTGACGAAAGCATATCGGAACACATTGAATCTGATAAGATTGGTTCGGCATCCTCGGTTGCATCCGATGATGTTTGTTCAGACCGAAATACTTCTTACGAAAACAAAATGTATTTGGATGAGATACAAAGAAAACGAATTTCCCTAGAAGGGAAAAAGAGCAGCATTTCAGAAGATATTGGAACTGAAGTTAATACAATGAAGTCAGTAGAAGAGATAATGACACAATCGGAAACGAAACTGTCTAAAGatgaagttacaagtcaatctGATTTGGGAGAGTATAAATCAGATTTTCAGACAATTTCTGAGCAGTCCCGAGCAAAAAGTATTTCTTCGCAATTCGGTACTGGTAAAGAACGTGCAAAATCTATTATCATAGACACTAAAAAAGGAACAGACAGTGAAAGTATTGTTGAAAAATTCGACTGTTCTCGAAGAATGGACTTCTCACGTTTAAATAATAAGAATTCGTACGAGGACATAAATTGTCTTGAAAATGAGCTGAAAATACTTTCAGAAATGATGTCACGCTTTAGTAAAAGATCAAACGACGATTCGaagaataataaagaaaaaagtACCTCGAATGATGTATCGGACATTCTACTTTCGAAATCTGATAAAACCAGCGAAATTCAAGATATAGAAACACTAAAGAACGATGAAAGTAAGAGTGAAAAATTAAGTCGTTTAGAAACTAGTCCACACCATTTACAGTGCTTAACTAACTCTTTAAAATTGAATTCAGTAAGTACTTTAAATGACAACAAAAGTATTGTGGAAGTTGATAATGTAATGTCTGTGATAATGCCACAAAATCATATGTCCCTTTCGAAGTCTCAACAAGAAATTGATTATAAAGCAAGGAGTaaagaaattttaaatgaaattgagAAATCTATAATATCAGAGCACATTAAAGTCACTGATGATGATTCGAATCGTTCGAATACGTCGATTGATAACAAGTTAAGTGGCTATGAAGCAAATGAAAAAAGCTCATTCACGTCTTCGGAGAAGCACAGCAGATCTTTAGCTGAAGATTATTTGAAAGCTGTACAGGCTAGCGAAAGTATAAGCACAGCAGAGAATGCTTCTGAAGCAACGTATTCTCACAGAGAAGATGCAAATACTGAAAAAGGATTTGCTGATGCCTATAATTCGAAAAGTCAACAGTTGTCGGAATTAAGTAAGAATTCAATATCTTCGAAATCTACGACGGCTTCAGAAAAATCTAGTTTGCTTATACAGGATAAATCATTGGATTTGTACACAGATATCGATCGTTGTTTGTCAGTACAAGATGGTATTACTACACAAAGCCATTCAGAACGTAACACTGACGTGACTCTAGGAAGATTTTCGCAGGACATtgtgaaacaatcaactgttaCAGAATCTCCTACTAGATTATTGAAAAAACCAACTTCTCCGCAATTTGTAAGCACGATTGAGAAGACTGAAATAATTGAGGAGGTAATAAATTACACGAAGGATGGAGAGCAAAGTACAAGTAGCGCATGTTCAATTTCGAAAGCAGATCGTTCTGAATTAATGACGGATAAGCGCAAAAATGAGAATAATTTGCTAGGAATAGGTGGAgatgtagaatttaaagaaacttCTTTAAAATCTGTAAGAACAGCTAAGCAAGATATATCTGACAATGGCATCAGTTTTATTAACAAAGAAGCTAGCCAAGATGAAAATCAAATAAAGTCGTTGTCTATGGAGAAAACTTCTATTGACAAACATAATTGGACAATATCCGATTCATTTGATATTCAACAGGATGTTGTTAATTCTGAATCGGAAAAATCTCAAAGTCGGAACAAACAATCGTTTAATGATGATTCGAATGAATTAATTGACACAAAAGATTCATCTCAATCAAACGATAACATTGAAAGCCAGGATTTTGAAGCAAAAATAGAGAGTGACGATGAAAATGTATCCGTCTTTCTTCCGAAAGGTGAATCTACAAATATTGATATGTatgattttcatattcataagaccaataataaaattgatgatACGTTCTTTATGGATACAGATCAAAATCAAGAAGAGACTATTCACACTATAGAAACCGATGATTTCCAGAAAGCTATTCACGATTCCGTGACTAAAATATTGGATAAAGTCGAGAAAAGtatagataataatttaataaaagagAAAGTCGAAAATCATCCCTATATTAGTGATAGTAAAAGTGAAATAAAAGGAACTAGAACCGAGGAATTTAAATTTGTTTCGCATATTCCTGAATTAGAAAACAAGCTAATAAGAGATGCTAAAGAACAACTTTGTATTACTGAAGGAACGTTGGATATTGATAATGATAATGCGGAGGAAGATAAAGTAACATCATTTAACGATCACAATGAATCTGTTGCTGATTTTAATTTACATGGAGAAAATAAACACGATGAAGATGGGCAGCATATCGAAAGCAGAGCTCAGGAAATTATAATAACAGAACTAGAGCCTGGAAGCACAGAAGATGACACTTTATCAGATCTAGAGATTGATGCTAAAATAGAATTTGTCGAGGAAGAACATTTAGAAGCAAGTAAATGCGATGATAAAATCGAAATACACGAAGTACACGAAGAAAAATTATTGGATCCAACAGTAGAACCAGAAAG from Lasioglossum baleicum chromosome 2, iyLasBale1, whole genome shotgun sequence harbors:
- the LOC143215959 gene encoding uncharacterized protein LOC143215959 isoform X1 yields the protein MRSSSKKEDTLVKKKYVFFSDPDVIIQRANASATTAQGKQDLELQQQHISKEQQSYLPTQFDLKGLENLLSYHPVQPYPFTFISAVKRKLALENNTKINKRVYNSNDKNAAEPAITVLKSNSIQNLHEIVQKMDFIRPLKVPDLKISAKKLDFASRENCVSKELMSSKFEAPSKELIHERTDKPTKSFERVQRKLDFSTSDVSSIIASEIEPLKVPNSSISSSLSKKKEYIRENSREKENRSKRIRKDDCLFVKQDETGQEFFKRSRSPRHISGKDSSDNISDSASITKLKNDRLPLHMPRESDFGSAKPKTKNFATSTAKKDSDKRHKSLSTRSLKSRDSSLESKNRTCSNESLSERSAKIADKITVRESRNIYENFDYRYKDDLHTLKQADDQKYIFSSENRQIKQHKVTCQTQGKPGNILFKDQLKRAAEKVKPSTSKTDNKLYAINSKEFEDVESVTDSNTSLRTRSPSTTSMQQIKIKDPEKIVQNIKSNKTIEDSKYADVSLQCTNPNTKKEEESFAQSIATTNKQASNSSESNLNDSVLSDALLDPRRISFRDENRSQQEEFCDLVTPDMNLVPRSKRKRQLIQNSNVDNDSKCLKHNVIKSETEQDGIPLLHPTALHMQFQAELHLLDSFNESLRQVMDVEKCLYNVKQDHEKQVSLQHNQPCEQSKSHFFKATGERNIDDMEHSTEISKSHKHVATDKKHCTTTQTMTNYFDSQSKINKPAVKAVEVQTQTVNDMATQTDIRSSRRNVQSRCSEICGISYERGFPGDSEVPQLSLDSAEQFEDLDQIEEISLPSKLRTMSEISLHETTSSIRTETGTEISISTRDITCSFNKYLDLEIAQLIKDEKQRYDKIELLFKSREKTLNDRTKKLVKLEEQKRALRDTGQDSRVSSVKKKQRALLLKLQQEKDEMNRLKELHKIASQERKLMLQKQRNMFNPQMSTKNILTKLKRSADSQSPRRLSGPMKGYDIRSNSSMSSLVDSDKSQHDRSQTDARLQMSESELHFSKLDLPKSNKFTHFTEESNASFLRFDKPNEVTQGSMSQEKCPYKQPKDGNKAKYEIKSRKFEEKMPRADVIRLKLYQHSIDPKLVRGHSMNTSGKYLFETAKSPDVSELLQKSLNNSISEHAKSESDTLVEELSKKSKLSQVADNHFQSLVSPRERESLSKVSIINSEIVPEEISSLGQDTVSKISKSSQISEDLLQSHSKSSKRSNKSIPTDISKKSQYSSESKSNVKRRSSKCQKNKSSSSILTENILRSKSSSQLSEEFNKHHNKRTKVEKDSIQSDENAILDCIDHDESLSCQQIKHSKLTKDKNSKLANDRIDDYESKENILCQKIFDKSAEAYENSFNSEDKSTHNLENPVRSQVSNFTVSHHGSGESEKNYSKSVVIRSQDHNMKTSRKLEQILNAREAALTSRKNCVEEWMAWHAKLRTEEERVARMEQAALKLVTATSNVFSQQERSVCPFMDTTVSSDTSDIEGRIELLTEKLAERRVEMSRLKREARKQTKQKLRALEANLLNQIKKYDTTIHEMRKKLESKKGTSKDSDNKLAIESKSLADFKVPEIPLKRIQDIFKNSDLLRSRSESDLLYTKKPTTEQVKNVNLSRNESIEIEYNKNNSENVATSFRSVRSSEQLSSAKINTVHRSVQSVLDESISEHIESDKIGSASSVASDDVCSDRNTSYENKMYLDEIQRKRISLEGKKSSISEDIGTEVNTMKSVEEIMTQSETKLSKDEVTSQSDLGEYKSDFQTISEQSRAKSISSQFGTGKERAKSIIIDTKKGTDSESIVEKFDCSRRMDFSRLNNKNSYEDINCLENELKILSEMMSRFSKRSNDDSKNNKEKSTSNDVSDILLSKSDKTSEIQDIETLKNDESKSEKLSRLETSPHHLQCLTNSLKLNSVSTLNDNKSIVEVDNVMSVIMPQNHMSLSKSQQEIDYKARSKEILNEIEKSIISEHIKVTDDDSNRSNTSIDNKLSGYEANEKSSFTSSEKHSRSLAEDYLKAVQASESISTAENASEATYSHREDANTEKGFADAYNSKSQQLSELSKNSISSKSTTASEKSSLLIQDKSLDLYTDIDRCLSVQDGITTQSHSERNTDVTLGRFSQDIVKQSTVTESPTRLLKKPTSPQFVSTIEKTEIIEEVINYTKDGEQSTSSACSISKADRSELMTDKRKNENNLLGIGGDVEFKETSLKSVRTAKQDISDNGISFINKEASQDENQIKSLSMEKTSIDKHNWTISDSFDIQQDVVNSESEKSQSRNKQSFNDDSNELIDTKDSSQSNDNIESQDFEAKIESDDENVSVFLPKGESTNIDMYDFHIHKTNNKIDDTFFMDTDQNQEETIHTIETDDFQKAIHDSVTKILDKVEKSIDNNLIKEKVENHPYISDSKSEIKGTRTEEFKFVSHIPELENKLIRDAKEQLCITEGTLDIDNDNAEEDKVTSFNDHNESVADFNLHGENKHDEDGQHIESRAQEIIITELEPGSTEDDTLSDLEIDAKIEFVEEEHLEASKCDDKIEIHEVHEEKLLDPTVEPESSDGEQLDNLIEVTESRLATIVKQASVSEIEKARHEATETQINEPSECKIDSEKNEDRFEAVCNLKVVDNSEANVSNVPVELINKTFNILKDPEYEDISEESLEVSEIFDKSECQKSATVQKPFPIPERYEAVQKSDEVLRILDEITQKSSPISDHNEEQFQGCEQVSESNRKQEDNISGNDIALPSKTNDQTDEDIDKKNGQLFGNDLESPTFFTIATEDASSESSEDKDTPKGVSEIDMDSPRDSNDSTLFIDVLNDDLLNNVGVKSENGDSKNTYHAAPIVATSEKDIEVMIDKLKASLEQPGLEVAELEAKLLRIEQLQIELEIKKLEAEEVSYYVREIPNKPPPPYTPPGGTRISASLGSPSPPPAVIPSNIEELTAFTEKATALIFRAKEAGDDIMSLEAPPEIYELTKENDETVKKDRRIYNTFLFDLCKETIAEVYQAEYEKPGPSWTKPNVKTKPTMKIPKNIDELNEYVNKEVATLFGFKTKLQRENMVMRWSRKRRDRVDELLAREAQAEEDEWTKFHHDELAVKNDLTVAILDTLIMETVNIVKVAYAKKRKVMI
- the LOC143215959 gene encoding uncharacterized protein LOC143215959 isoform X2; this translates as MRSSSKKEDTLVKKKYVFFSDPDVIIQRANASATTAQGKQDLELQQQHISKEQQSYLPTQFDLKGLENLLSYHPVQPYPFTFISAVKRKLALENNTKINKRVYNSNDKNAAEPAITVLKSNSIQNLHEIVQKMDFIRPLKVPDLKISAKKLDFASRENCVSKELMSSKFEAPSKELIHERTDKPTKSFERVQRKLDFSTSDVSSIIASEIEPLKVPNSSISSSLSKKKEYIRENSREKENRSKRIRKDDCLFVKQDETGQEFFKRSRSPRHISGKDSSDNISDSASITKLKNDRLPLHMPRESDFGSAKPKTKNFATSTAKKDSDKRHKSLSTRSLKSRDSSLESKNRTCSNESLSERSAKIADKITVRESRNIYENFDYRYKDDLHTLKQADDQKYIFSSENRQIKQHKVTCQTQGKPGNILFKDQLKRAAEKVKPSTSKTDNKLYAINSKEFEDVESVTDSNTSLRTRSPSTTSMQQIKIKDPEKIVQNIKSNKTIEDSKYADVSLQCTNPNTKKEEESFAQSIATTNKQASNSSESNLNDSVLSDALLDPRRISFRDENRSQQEEFCDLVTPDMNLVPRSKRKRQLIQNSNVDNDSKCLKHNVIKSETEQDGIPLLHPTALHMQFQAELHLLDSFNESLRQVMDVEKCLYNVKQDHEKQVSLQHNQPCEQSKSHFFKATGERNIDDMEHSTEISKSHKHVATDKKHCTTTQTMTNYFDSQSKINKPAVKAVEVQTQTVNDMATQTDIRSSRRNVQSRCSEICGISYERGFPGDSEVPQLSLDSAEQFEDLDQIEEISLPSKLRTMSEISLHETTSSIRTETGTEISISTRDITCSFNKYLDLEIAQLIKDEKQRYDKIELLFKSREKTLNDRTKKLVKLEEQKRALRDTGQDSRVSSVKKKQRALLLKLQQEKDEMNRLKELHKIASQERKLMLQKQRNMFNPQMSTKNILTKLKRSADSQSPRRLSGPMKGYDIRSNSSMSSLVDSDKSQHDRSQTDARLQMSESELHFSKLDLPKSNKFTHFTEESNASFLRFDKPNEVTQGSMSQEKCPYKQPKDGNKAKYEIKSRKFEEKMPRADVIRLKLYQHSIDPKLVRGHSMNTSGKYLFETAKSPDVSELLQKSLNNSISEHAKSESDTLVEELSKKSKLSQVADNHFQSLVSPRERESLSKVSIINSEIVPEEISSLGQDTVSKISKSSQISEDLLQSHSKSSKRSNKSIPTDISKKSQYSSESKSNVKRRSSKCQKNKSSSSILTENILRSKSSSQLSEEFNKHHNKRTKVEKDSIQSDENAILDCIDHDESLSCQQIKHSKLTKDKNSKLANDRIDDYESKENILCQKIFDKSAEAYENSFNSEDKSTHNLENPVRSQVSNFTVSHHGSGESEKNYSKSVVIRSQDHNMKTSRKLEQILNAREAALTSRKNCVEEWMAWHAKLRTEEERVARMEQAALKLVTATSNVFSQQERSVCPFMDTTVSSDTSDIEGRIELLTEKLAERRVEMSRLKREARKQTKQKLRALEANLLNQIKKYDTTIHEMRKKLESKKGTSKDSDNKLAIESKSLADFKVPEIPLKRIQDIFKNSDLLRSRSESDLLYTKKPTTEQVKNVNLSRNESIEIEYNKNNSENVATSFRSVRSSEQLSSAKINTVHRSVQSVLDESISEHIESDKIGSASSVASDDVCSDRNTSYENKMYLDEIQRKRISLEGKKSSISEDIGTEVNTMKSVEEIMTQSETKLSKDEVTSQSDLGEYKSDFQTISEQSRAKSISSQFGTGKERAKSIIIDTKKGTDSESIVEKFDCSRRMDFSRLNNKNSYEDINCLENELKILSEMMSRFSKRSNDDSKNNKEKSTSNDVSDILLSKSDKTSEIQDIETLKNDESKSEKLSRLETSPHHLQCLTNSLKLNSVSTLNDNKSIVEVDNVMSVIMPQNHMSLSKSQQEIDYKARSKEILNEIEKSIISEHIKVTDDDSNRSNTSIDNKLSGYEANEKSSFTSSEKHSRSLAEDYLKAVQASESISTAENASEATYSHREDANTEKGFADAYNSKSQQLSELSKNSISSKSTTASEKSSLLIQDKSLDLYTDIDRCLSVQDGITTQSHSERNTDVTLGRFSQDIVKQSTVTESPTRLLKKPTSPQFVSTIEKTEIIEEVINYTKDGEQSTSSACSISKADRSELMTDKRKNENNLLGIGGDVEFKETSLKSVRTAKQDISDNGISFINKEASQDENQIKSLSMEKTSIDKHNWTISDSFDIQQDVVNSESEKSQSRNKQSFNDDSNELIDTKDSSQSNDNIESQDFEAKIESDDENVSVFLPKGESTNIDMYDFHIHKTNNKIDDTFFMDTDQNQEETIHTIETDDFQKAIHDSVTKILDKVEKSIDNNLIKEKVENHPYISDSKSEIKGTRTEEFKFVSHIPELENKLIRDAKEQLCITEGTLDIDNDNAEEDKVTSFNDHNESVADFNLHGENKHDEDGQHIESRAQEIIITELEPGSTEDDTLSDLEIDAKIEFVEEEHLEASKCDDKIEIHEVHEEKLLDPTVEPESSDGEQLDNLIEVTESRLATIVKQASVSEIEKARHEATETQINEPSECKIDSEKNEDRFEAVCNLKVVDNSEANVSNVPVELINKTFNILKDPEYEDISEESLEVSEIFDKSECQKSATVQKPFPIPERYEAVQKSDEVLRILDEITQKSSPISDHNEEQFQGCEQVSESNRKQEDNISGNDIALPSKTNDQTDEDIDKKNGQLFGNDLESPTFFTIATEDASSESSEDKDTPKGVSEIDMDSPRDSNDSTLFIDVLNDDLLNNVGVKSENGDSKNTYHAAPIVATSEKDIEVMIDKLKEKQNRDNNYLKVIQHETLNKMNIDLFSCTNQCRMCA